In Vibrio lentus, the genomic stretch GTTGCGTGATAAATACAGTGCTTATTCAAAAAACTAAGGGGTTTATCGTTTGAATTGTTCCGCTAATGAAGCACGTCGTTGTTGCATAACACTGTGGGTATCACCCGCGGCGGTGTCTTCATAGCCCTCTTTAATGAACTGTTGTGAAGGGACGCTCGGAACGAGTCGTTTTAAACGAGGGGAATCGTAGGTACCACTTATCGTATAAACCGTTGACCCAGAACCTGTATTGATGGTGACAACTTTGCCATCAAAATCAAATGAAGTACTGATGAAGCGATGGTTCATCATCACTCCATTGTCGGAAAGAGTCAGGATGTCGGTTTTGTAAGGTGGAGCGCCAATCTCTATCCATGTGCCGTGCACATTACTTGGGCTGACGGATTGCTGGTGGGTTTGATAGGCGAAATACCCTGCAGTGA encodes the following:
- a CDS encoding DUF2850 domain-containing protein yields the protein MAKKSTKIADLFANSLRYLFLLVAAIIALTAGYFAYQTHQQSVSPSNVHGTWIEIGAPPYKTDILTLSDNGVMMNHRFISTSFDFDGKVVTINTGSGSTVYTISGTYDSPRLKRLVPSVPSQQFIKEGYEDTAAGDTHSVMQQRRASLAEQFKR